The following are encoded in a window of Atribacterota bacterium genomic DNA:
- a CDS encoding amidohydrolase family protein, whose amino-acid sequence MAIKKDKNKKNTAVKKKNKLFDIMFYSISVIVILVLLFIGLRQRGWLPLWIDKLPSSQVAELSAETRERRAGFDIINAHEHVQSEENIPMLKQAMEDCQVEKMVMLGTSDFTFYLNPDYGFTGYDENNEIIIKISNENPDEFAALITMDPRDDMKLEKLKRYIDAGAAGVKLYNGHGSFYDLFFKMPLDEPGMMEVYEYCEKESIPILHHINSGRFLEEMEHVCQEYPDLVQIVPHFMLSSGNLTRLTRLMDTYPQLYTDISFGHPDFLVAGFGRISNNYIAFRDFIKKYRERITYGTDLVVTTYQAKTRAYIDDIHLAYMDLLEKEEFSLPGSIYKMMSAGEREKVDQERVFKGLNLDDETLQLIYHDNAQKLFFQ is encoded by the coding sequence ATAAATTATTTGATATTATGTTTTATAGTATAAGTGTTATAGTAATACTTGTTTTACTTTTTATTGGACTCAGACAAAGAGGCTGGTTGCCTTTATGGATTGATAAATTACCATCATCACAAGTTGCAGAGTTATCTGCAGAAACCAGGGAAAGAAGAGCCGGATTTGATATTATTAATGCCCATGAGCATGTCCAAAGTGAGGAGAATATCCCCATGTTAAAACAGGCAATGGAAGACTGCCAGGTTGAAAAAATGGTTATGCTGGGAACCTCTGACTTTACATTTTACCTTAATCCTGATTATGGGTTTACAGGCTATGACGAAAATAATGAAATTATCATAAAAATCAGTAATGAAAATCCTGATGAATTTGCAGCTCTGATAACCATGGATCCCAGGGATGATATGAAACTGGAAAAATTAAAAAGATATATTGATGCAGGGGCGGCAGGAGTAAAGTTATATAACGGACATGGCAGTTTTTATGATTTATTTTTTAAGATGCCATTAGATGAACCAGGAATGATGGAAGTATATGAATATTGTGAAAAAGAATCCATACCAATACTTCATCATATTAATAGCGGGAGATTTTTAGAAGAAATGGAACATGTTTGCCAGGAATATCCGGACCTGGTACAGATTGTTCCTCATTTTATGTTATCTTCCGGCAATTTAACAAGATTAACAAGATTGATGGATACTTATCCACAACTCTATACAGATATAAGCTTTGGCCACCCGGATTTTTTAGTAGCCGGATTTGGAAGGATATCCAATAACTATATTGCCTTTAGAGATTTTATAAAAAAATACCGGGAACGGATTACATATGGCACCGATTTGGTTGTTACGACCTATCAGGCAAAAACACGTGCTTACATAGATGATATACATCTCGCCTATATGGATTTGTTGGAAAAAGAAGAATTTTCATTACCAGGAAGTATTTACAAGATGATGTCTGCCGGTGAGAGGGAAAAGGTTGACCAGGAGAGAGTATTTAAGGGTTTGAATCTGGATGACGAAACGCTTCAGCTGATTTACCATGATAATGCACAAAAATTGTTTTTTCAATAG
- a CDS encoding MraY family glycosyltransferase produces the protein MDYILVAGIAFFVSYIITPYIARVGKKQNLVDNPGYRKIHSDSVPNLGGIVIFFGFIISVLLVIPIEFNTRGLLAGGAIILLLGIIDDIVDLRPRYKFIIQMIPALLVIIFNYQLFNNFIILKLSVFGIAGYLFYPLILFWITGVTNSINLIDGLDGLACGVSVISLGTLFLLGLNINGNFAIYNLLTVALSGSMLAFLYYNFFPAKMFLGDSGSTFAGYMIASIGLLWVVLSGEALLLLVPLVILVLPIGDTLFAIFRRYRNKKPIFQADQGHLHHRLLKKGITHRNVVLILLGVNLICCLIALGIAYFVIKS, from the coding sequence GTGGATTATATATTAGTTGCAGGAATTGCATTTTTTGTGTCATATATTATAACACCCTATATTGCCCGGGTCGGGAAAAAACAAAACCTGGTTGATAACCCTGGCTATCGAAAGATCCATAGTGATTCAGTGCCGAACTTAGGTGGGATTGTTATCTTTTTTGGTTTCATTATAAGTGTATTGCTTGTTATTCCGATAGAGTTTAACACAAGAGGACTGTTAGCCGGTGGTGCTATTATTCTTTTGTTGGGAATAATTGATGATATTGTTGACTTAAGACCCCGTTATAAATTTATAATTCAGATGATACCTGCCTTATTAGTTATTATCTTTAATTATCAACTTTTCAATAATTTTATAATCCTGAAATTATCTGTTTTTGGCATTGCTGGTTATTTATTTTATCCCTTGATATTATTCTGGATTACAGGGGTTACTAACTCGATTAACCTGATTGACGGATTGGACGGATTAGCTTGCGGGGTGTCGGTTATATCCCTGGGAACCCTTTTTTTACTGGGTTTAAATATTAATGGTAATTTTGCGATATATAATCTTCTAACTGTTGCTTTATCAGGGAGCATGCTGGCTTTTTTATATTATAATTTTTTTCCGGCGAAGATGTTTTTAGGAGATTCAGGCAGCACTTTTGCCGGTTATATGATTGCATCAATAGGCTTATTATGGGTGGTCCTGTCAGGGGAAGCTTTGTTATTATTGGTGCCCCTGGTTATTTTGGTTCTTCCGATAGGGGACACACTATTTGCAATATTTAGAAGGTATAGAAATAAAAAACCTATTTTTCAGGCAGATCAGGGGCATTTACATCATCGATTGTTAAAAAAAGGAATTACTCATCGTAATGTAGTGCTGATATTATTAGGAGTTAATCTAATATGCTGCTTAATAGCTTTAGGTATTGCTTATTTTGTGATAAAATCCTGA
- a CDS encoding WecB/TagA/CpsF family glycosyltransferase, translating to MAEWFDVIVRISGICLAGILMIFLGKYDQKKKLSPWLKVILQGIISVIVILVGVRIEFLRDSSGSYLYLANLSIPLTIAWLLIITNSVGQTNELSSLTPIIVFIASVTFLIVSVFQRQGLILAEILSVLLAIFSLFVIYLKKKQLNNSIGFSKYYMFFGFMLAIIAIVGVLKSTAALTLLTPFLILGLPIIDASYSFFSGYFNDSYLEAMNESKIIQQLISQGFSLRGSKAIIVFTSVYLSIIAIVISVWENVYLFTGMTALWFVGFHWLKTQVANGNNIITVDNKRQKIELFDVPIDRINCNQAMERIDKFISEKNPSYVVTPDTLAVLRARKDKKYLSITKKASLVTPDGSGLLWATATLENPLIERITGIDLINRICQSSVEKGYRLFLLGAKEDIINKAVVNLEKKYPGINIVGFHHGYFKQEGYTGNQYEKNEKDIIREIKEKKPDFLLVGLGVPKQEIWISKYKDLLNVPVCIGIGGSFDVLSGKIPRAPLWMQNHGMEWIYRLIKEPKRIKRVIALPYFMWLIILGKIELYFRVNE from the coding sequence TTGGCTGAATGGTTTGATGTTATAGTCAGAATATCAGGAATATGCCTTGCTGGAATATTAATGATATTCCTGGGCAAGTACGACCAAAAGAAAAAACTTTCTCCATGGCTAAAAGTTATCTTGCAGGGAATTATTTCCGTTATAGTTATCCTGGTGGGGGTAAGGATAGAATTTTTAAGGGATTCTTCCGGTAGTTACTTGTATCTTGCAAACTTATCCATTCCCTTAACTATAGCGTGGTTGCTGATTATTACAAATTCTGTAGGACAAACCAACGAATTAAGCAGCCTGACACCAATTATAGTTTTTATAGCTTCTGTAACCTTTTTGATTGTATCGGTCTTTCAGAGACAGGGTCTGATATTGGCAGAGATATTATCCGTACTGCTGGCAATATTTTCTTTGTTTGTTATTTATCTTAAGAAAAAACAACTTAATAATAGTATTGGTTTTTCAAAATATTATATGTTTTTTGGCTTTATGTTAGCCATTATTGCGATTGTGGGTGTGCTCAAAAGCACAGCTGCACTTACATTATTGACACCATTTTTAATTTTAGGGTTGCCGATAATTGACGCCTCTTATTCATTTTTTTCCGGGTATTTTAATGATAGTTATTTAGAGGCTATGAATGAAAGTAAAATAATACAGCAGCTTATAAGCCAGGGTTTCTCCCTGAGAGGATCTAAAGCCATAATAGTTTTTACAAGTGTTTATTTAAGTATAATCGCAATAGTTATATCAGTTTGGGAAAATGTTTATTTATTTACCGGAATGACTGCCCTCTGGTTTGTAGGATTTCATTGGCTAAAAACTCAAGTTGCAAATGGAAATAATATAATTACAGTTGATAATAAAAGGCAAAAAATAGAATTGTTTGATGTACCGATTGACCGCATAAATTGTAACCAGGCTATGGAAAGAATTGATAAATTTATTTCAGAAAAAAACCCTTCTTATGTAGTGACACCTGATACCCTGGCTGTTTTACGGGCACGGAAAGATAAAAAATATCTCAGCATTACAAAAAAAGCAAGCCTGGTAACTCCTGACGGGTCAGGATTATTATGGGCCACTGCAACGCTGGAAAATCCCCTGATAGAAAGGATTACCGGCATAGATTTAATAAATAGGATTTGTCAATCTTCTGTGGAGAAAGGATATCGGCTTTTTCTGTTAGGTGCAAAAGAGGATATAATAAATAAGGCTGTGGTTAATTTAGAGAAAAAATATCCCGGGATTAATATTGTCGGATTTCATCATGGATATTTTAAGCAAGAAGGATATACGGGCAACCAATATGAGAAAAATGAAAAAGATATAATAAGAGAGATAAAAGAGAAAAAACCTGACTTTTTGTTAGTGGGATTAGGAGTACCGAAACAGGAAATATGGATATCAAAATATAAAGATTTACTGAACGTTCCAGTGTGTATTGGCATCGGAGGAAGTTTTGATGTTTTATCTGGCAAAATACCCAGAGCTCCCTTATGGATGCAAAATCACGGTATGGAATGGATTTACAGATTAATAAAAGAACCGAAACGAATTAAAAGAGTGATTGCTTTACCCTATTTTATGTGGTTAATTATCTTAGGAAAAATTGAATTATATTTTAGAGTAAACGAGTAG
- the mreD gene encoding rod shape-determining protein MreD translates to MMLLVKAGIILITMAIELLFASIVEIDVIKPDFILIVVICISFISGAEEGTIFGFAGGLLKDIFSVHLLGINALTKTLIGYVAGTIREKIFSHHIIWIAAISAFVFTVINNVMTYFLLKSLYSNYNFDANFKNITITQALINAIVLPLFFIGINKIFYYFRRKNK, encoded by the coding sequence ATGATGTTATTGGTTAAGGCAGGCATAATACTTATAACTATGGCAATAGAACTGCTCTTTGCCAGTATTGTAGAAATAGATGTTATAAAACCGGATTTTATACTGATTGTAGTTATTTGCATATCGTTTATATCGGGAGCGGAAGAAGGCACTATCTTTGGTTTTGCAGGCGGTTTGCTGAAAGATATATTTTCAGTTCACTTGCTTGGTATTAATGCCCTGACTAAGACATTAATCGGATATGTTGCAGGTACTATAAGGGAAAAAATATTTTCACATCATATTATCTGGATAGCTGCAATATCTGCTTTTGTTTTTACAGTAATTAATAATGTAATGACATATTTTTTACTGAAATCCCTTTATTCCAACTATAATTTTGATGCCAATTTCAAAAATATTACAATAACTCAAGCTTTAATCAATGCCATTGTTTTGCCGTTATTTTTTATCGGGATAAATAAAATATTTTATTATTTTAGGCGAAAGAATAAGTAA
- the mrdA gene encoding penicillin-binding protein 2 codes for MFKQENNKVTKDLTVKRLGSLFTFIIFCFSIFFINLWYLQIIKGQEYQQRAMSNCIRSLVEEAPRGEIYDKEGVLLITNRPSVNLSVIPAEVDDYQLLSSEISTIIPVEESLIAEKFQRTKYNPFQSQTIKRDLDKEQIVAIEEQKYKFKGTILTVQPERKYLYDSLASHILGYVNEISVDELKSTGYSHLSGGDIVGKSGIERYYDSYLRGEKGNKEVEIDALGREVLTLEEIEPIAGNDIFLTIDSHLQAFIENMIIGEKSAIIVSEVQTGKILAMVSQPGYNPNIFTQQISVEQWQEISQSTENILCNRNIQSIYPPGSIFKLVTAIAVLEEGLVNLNEKIYCPGYFELGDSRFKCWRETGHGNQTFLEAISNSCNVFFYNMGQRLGIDKLSQYAAMLGLGEKTGIDLPGELEGLLPSQDWKKRTLNQIWFPGDTVNLSIGQGYLVTTPFQIHTMLSIIVNDGIKYRPYHVEKIISQSGELVEQFMPEIMGKTDISAETFQTVKKGMKMVIESGTGKNAQVENMEVAGKTGTAQNSHGENHAWFVGYAPYQDPEICITVFVEHGGDGSQAAAPLAREIIQEYFINKNVKTQDQVN; via the coding sequence ATGTTTAAACAGGAAAATAATAAGGTAACAAAAGATCTTACTGTAAAAAGACTGGGAAGTCTTTTTACCTTTATAATATTTTGTTTTTCAATATTTTTTATAAACTTATGGTACTTACAAATTATAAAGGGGCAGGAATACCAGCAGAGGGCAATGAGTAATTGTATCCGTTCTCTGGTTGAAGAGGCACCCAGGGGCGAAATATATGACAAAGAAGGAGTACTATTGATAACAAATCGACCATCGGTTAATCTCTCTGTAATTCCGGCAGAAGTAGATGATTATCAACTATTATCAAGTGAGATAAGTACAATTATTCCTGTTGAAGAATCACTGATTGCTGAAAAATTTCAAAGGACAAAATATAATCCATTTCAATCCCAAACAATTAAAAGAGATCTCGACAAAGAGCAAATTGTTGCTATTGAAGAGCAAAAATATAAATTCAAAGGAACCATTCTGACAGTACAGCCTGAAAGAAAATATCTTTATGATAGTTTGGCATCTCATATATTGGGGTATGTTAACGAAATAAGTGTAGATGAGTTAAAGTCTACCGGGTATAGCCATCTTTCTGGAGGAGATATAGTTGGGAAAAGCGGAATCGAGAGATACTATGATTCTTACCTGAGAGGGGAAAAAGGTAACAAGGAAGTCGAAATAGATGCATTGGGAAGAGAAGTATTAACACTGGAAGAAATTGAGCCAATTGCCGGTAATGATATTTTTTTAACAATTGACAGTCATCTACAGGCATTTATTGAAAATATGATTATCGGAGAGAAGAGTGCAATTATAGTAAGTGAAGTACAAACCGGAAAAATATTAGCTATGGTCAGTCAGCCAGGTTATAATCCAAATATCTTTACTCAACAAATTTCTGTTGAACAATGGCAGGAAATATCCCAAAGTACCGAAAATATCTTATGTAATCGTAATATTCAAAGTATTTATCCTCCCGGGTCAATATTTAAATTAGTGACCGCAATTGCTGTTTTGGAAGAGGGGCTTGTTAATTTGAATGAAAAAATATATTGCCCAGGTTACTTTGAACTGGGAGACTCAAGATTTAAATGCTGGAGAGAAACAGGTCATGGAAACCAGACATTCCTGGAAGCGATCAGTAATTCCTGCAATGTCTTTTTTTATAATATGGGACAAAGACTTGGTATAGATAAATTAAGCCAATATGCGGCAATGCTGGGATTGGGAGAAAAAACAGGAATCGATTTACCCGGGGAATTAGAGGGCTTGCTGCCTTCTCAAGACTGGAAGAAAAGAACGCTAAACCAAATATGGTTTCCAGGGGATACGGTAAATCTTTCTATTGGCCAGGGTTATTTAGTGACCACTCCATTTCAAATACATACTATGCTTAGTATTATTGTGAATGACGGTATTAAATACAGACCTTATCATGTAGAAAAAATAATATCTCAATCAGGAGAATTAGTAGAACAATTTATGCCGGAAATAATGGGAAAAACTGATATATCTGCTGAAACTTTTCAAACAGTTAAAAAAGGTATGAAAATGGTTATTGAGAGTGGGACAGGTAAAAATGCTCAAGTTGAAAACATGGAAGTTGCAGGTAAAACAGGTACTGCCCAGAATTCTCATGGTGAAAATCATGCCTGGTTTGTTGGATATGCTCCTTATCAGGACCCGGAAATATGCATAACAGTATTTGTGGAGCACGGAGGAGATGGCAGCCAGGCCGCTGCTCCTCTTGCACGTGAGATTATTCAGGAATATTTTATAAACAAAAATGTTAAAACCCAGGATCAGGTAAATTAA
- the rodA gene encoding rod shape-determining protein RodA: MNKTASFSGFGWASLMRGFRIIKHIDYTLLFIVLLLCSIGLLVIYSTTNIQITDIGSPVFFHKQLLYIAAGLVMSILIATIDYHEVEKISAPLYILSILLLIYVIFFGRVSGGAQRWIVIAGFDFQPTEFAKITLIIFLADFFSRQKDKLSYPVYFIAPFIFTGIPMLLIFKQPDLGSSMIFLGILLFMIFIAGIRWKHIIIMALLFLSSFPIMWSFLKDYQKNRIILFINPNLDPLGAGYNVIQSKVAIGSGGLFGQGIFSGIQSQLKFLPAQHTDFVFSVVGEEMGFVGAVILLVLFIFLIWKGIKIAQEAVDFLGTFLAAGVVAFFFLHVLINVGMAMGLMPATGLPLPFISHGGTFMISNFIGIGILLNVHIRSIYS, from the coding sequence ATGAATAAAACAGCTTCTTTCTCAGGATTTGGATGGGCTTCCTTAATGAGAGGCTTTCGCATAATTAAACATATTGATTATACTCTTCTCTTTATTGTCTTGCTTTTGTGTTCAATTGGTTTACTGGTTATATACAGCACAACTAATATTCAAATAACCGATATCGGTTCCCCGGTCTTTTTTCATAAACAGTTGTTGTACATTGCTGCAGGCCTGGTGATGTCAATTTTAATAGCAACCATTGATTACCACGAAGTGGAAAAAATATCTGCACCCTTATATATATTATCAATATTATTATTGATATATGTAATATTTTTTGGAAGGGTATCAGGTGGAGCTCAGCGCTGGATTGTAATTGCCGGTTTTGACTTTCAGCCAACAGAATTTGCAAAAATTACATTAATAATATTTTTAGCAGATTTTTTCAGCAGGCAGAAAGATAAATTGTCTTATCCCGTATATTTTATAGCACCTTTTATATTTACAGGTATCCCGATGCTTCTTATTTTTAAACAGCCTGATCTGGGTAGCTCAATGATATTTTTAGGTATATTATTATTTATGATATTTATAGCAGGAATCAGATGGAAGCATATTATTATAATGGCTTTGTTGTTTTTATCTTCATTTCCTATTATGTGGTCATTTTTAAAAGATTATCAAAAGAATAGAATAATTTTATTTATAAATCCCAACCTGGACCCATTGGGAGCCGGGTATAATGTGATACAATCAAAGGTGGCAATAGGGTCCGGTGGATTATTTGGACAGGGAATTTTTAGCGGGATTCAAAGCCAGTTAAAATTTTTACCTGCTCAACATACTGATTTTGTATTTTCTGTAGTTGGTGAAGAGATGGGGTTTGTTGGAGCGGTAATATTACTGGTATTATTTATATTTTTGATATGGAAGGGTATAAAGATTGCACAGGAGGCGGTTGATTTTTTGGGAACATTTTTAGCAGCTGGTGTGGTTGCATTCTTTTTTTTACACGTTTTAATAAATGTAGGTATGGCGATGGGTTTGATGCCTGCAACCGGGTTGCCGTTACCATTTATCAGCCATGGCGGAACCTTCATGATAAGTAATTTTATCGGGATAGGTATCTTGCTGAATGTTCATATAAGAAGTATTTATTCCTGA
- a CDS encoding TIGR03960 family B12-binding radical SAM protein translates to MNRKKENIENILKKEILGNVEKPGRYIGKEYNQIVKKDNIGTVKVALAFPDLYEIGMSYLGFKILYDIINKREDALAERVFAPAEDMEKQMLENNIPLFSQESYRPLNEFDIVGFSLQHELCYTNVLHMLNIGNIQLKAGKRSEDEPLVIAGGPATFNPEPLTDFIDLFVIGDGEDIINEIIAVYSSWSKKGKKSGKKGLLQELGSIQGIYIPSFYTVDYYPDGTIKSFSCRNKYAKEKITKRIVADLNSAPFPTSPIVPNIDIVHNRITLEVFRGCTRGCRFCQAGMIYRPVRERSEENLLKLAEESLKNTGYEEISLSSLSSSDYSRVSSLIKELVDRYEEKGVGVSLPSLRIDSFSVQLARETQRVRKTGLTFAPEVGTDRLSNTVNKNVTENDLYNTVQYAFNEGWRRVKLYFMIGLPTETRDDIDGIIQMIKRVEKIGRKTVGARFSLNVSINAFVPKAHTPFQWVGQEKEEILIEKFNYIGKKIRSKNISYSFPDTKESLLEAVFARGDRRLNRVIEEAYQAGCKFDSWREFFNFDKWKETFQKNHLDISFYANRERKEEEIMPWDIIDCGVSKEYFWLEWKKAIEGKTTRDCRTADCQGCGLQKICKEISKK, encoded by the coding sequence CTGAATAGGAAAAAAGAGAATATAGAGAATATACTTAAGAAAGAAATACTTGGAAATGTAGAAAAACCTGGTAGGTACATTGGTAAAGAGTATAATCAGATTGTTAAAAAAGATAATATTGGTACTGTAAAAGTAGCCCTGGCTTTTCCTGATTTATATGAGATAGGAATGAGCTATCTGGGTTTTAAAATTCTTTATGATATTATTAACAAACGTGAAGATGCCCTGGCAGAGAGGGTTTTTGCACCTGCTGAGGATATGGAAAAACAGATGTTAGAAAATAATATTCCATTATTTTCACAGGAATCTTACAGACCATTAAATGAATTTGACATTGTTGGATTCAGCTTACAGCATGAATTATGCTATACAAATGTATTACATATGTTGAATATTGGCAATATACAATTAAAAGCAGGTAAAAGAAGTGAAGATGAACCTCTTGTAATTGCCGGAGGCCCAGCCACTTTTAACCCTGAACCATTAACAGATTTTATTGATTTATTTGTTATAGGTGATGGGGAAGATATTATTAATGAGATTATTGCTGTATATAGTTCATGGTCAAAAAAAGGAAAGAAAAGCGGGAAAAAAGGACTTTTACAGGAATTGGGTAGCATACAGGGTATATATATTCCTTCCTTTTATACAGTTGATTATTATCCTGATGGAACTATTAAATCTTTTTCCTGCAGGAATAAGTATGCAAAAGAAAAAATAACCAAAAGAATAGTAGCCGACTTGAACTCTGCACCATTTCCAACATCTCCTATTGTGCCAAATATTGATATTGTTCATAACAGAATTACCCTTGAAGTGTTCCGTGGATGTACCAGGGGTTGCCGATTCTGCCAGGCTGGAATGATATACAGGCCGGTAAGGGAGCGTTCTGAAGAAAATCTTCTGAAGCTGGCTGAAGAGTCACTGAAAAATACAGGGTATGAAGAAATTTCTTTATCATCATTAAGTTCAAGTGATTATAGCAGGGTTTCCAGTTTAATTAAAGAGTTAGTTGACAGGTATGAAGAAAAAGGGGTAGGAGTTTCTCTTCCATCATTGAGAATAGACAGTTTTTCAGTACAGCTGGCAAGAGAGACTCAGCGTGTTAGAAAAACCGGACTTACCTTTGCTCCGGAGGTTGGAACTGACAGATTGAGTAATACGGTTAATAAAAATGTAACTGAAAATGATTTATACAATACTGTTCAATATGCTTTTAATGAAGGGTGGAGAAGGGTTAAGTTATATTTTATGATTGGATTACCTACTGAAACCCGGGATGATATTGACGGAATTATTCAAATGATTAAAAGAGTGGAAAAAATCGGCAGGAAAACCGTAGGTGCTCGATTTTCTCTAAATGTAAGCATAAATGCTTTTGTGCCAAAGGCTCATACGCCTTTTCAGTGGGTGGGACAGGAAAAAGAAGAAATACTGATAGAAAAATTTAATTATATTGGAAAAAAGATTCGTAGTAAAAATATTTCTTATAGTTTCCCTGATACTAAAGAAAGCCTGCTGGAGGCAGTTTTTGCCAGGGGTGACAGGCGGTTAAACAGGGTAATAGAAGAAGCTTATCAGGCAGGATGTAAATTTGATTCATGGCGGGAATTTTTTAACTTTGACAAATGGAAAGAGACATTTCAGAAAAATCACCTTGATATTTCTTTTTATGCTAACCGGGAAAGAAAAGAAGAAGAAATAATGCCCTGGGATATAATTGATTGCGGGGTATCCAAAGAGTACTTCTGGCTTGAATGGAAAAAGGCTATTGAAGGCAAAACAACCCGGGATTGTCGGACTGCTGATTGTCAAGGGTGCGGATTACAGAAGATTTGTAAAGAAATTTCGAAGAAATAA
- a CDS encoding TIGR03936 family radical SAM-associated protein: protein MSYSYRLKYKKDGPLKFISHLDLNTLFSRTVRRSQLPVELTQGFNPRYKISFGPALPLGFVGLQEVLDINLLNELDKIQIKESINKFAPQGLEILDIEAVTENKNTLSHILRYAVYLIKIEYNSNNYDNKESELTELVNSNIQCFVSQESIITEKRTKKGLRDVDLKPYIEGMETIPVDEKNCLLIKLIIDIQYKGSINPLIIINKFFGMFNEKELFSIREATREQIMTK from the coding sequence ATGTCCTATTCGTATCGTTTAAAATATAAAAAGGACGGTCCGCTGAAGTTTATATCACATCTGGATTTAAATACACTATTCAGCAGGACTGTAAGAAGAAGCCAATTGCCTGTGGAGTTAACACAGGGTTTTAATCCCAGGTATAAAATATCTTTTGGCCCGGCTTTGCCATTAGGATTTGTCGGGTTGCAGGAAGTCCTTGATATAAATCTGTTAAATGAATTAGATAAAATTCAAATAAAGGAAAGCATTAATAAATTTGCCCCACAGGGTTTAGAGATTTTAGACATAGAAGCGGTTACAGAAAATAAAAACACATTGAGTCATATTTTAAGGTATGCTGTTTATCTTATCAAAATAGAATATAATTCAAACAATTACGACAATAAAGAAAGTGAATTAACAGAATTGGTCAACTCTAATATTCAATGTTTCGTAAGCCAGGAGAGTATTATTACTGAAAAAAGGACCAAAAAAGGACTAAGGGATGTAGACTTAAAACCTTATATTGAAGGTATGGAAACAATACCTGTTGATGAGAAAAATTGCTTATTAATTAAATTGATTATTGATATTCAATATAAAGGGAGTATTAATCCGTTAATAATCATAAATAAATTTTTCGGAATGTTCAATGAGAAAGAATTGTTTTCTATAAGAGAAGCAACCAGAGAACAGATTATGACTAAATAA